A single region of the Lycium barbarum isolate Lr01 chromosome 2, ASM1917538v2, whole genome shotgun sequence genome encodes:
- the LOC132627930 gene encoding B3 domain-containing protein Os12g0591400-like isoform X3: MWDAKRPHFLVGFNPSMSSEKMKIPSKFIKHMEGRAPGTALLVGPSGNSWPVDLIQRDDGLFFHSGWVSFVNDHCLETGDSLVFRYDGDLHFTVQAFDESSCEKEAAYNADCSQAATNLYNLALRKRFRGNSALLDCIVEGVPKKMRSTQIPSEENAGDALNNTVTIAVPSQAGAVCNNPDNDTSEEDMWMSAQEADKVAYSFTSSFPSFTKVMKRFNISGSYTLNIPYQFATEHLPKCKVKILLHNLKGKTWTVNSIPTTRVQTSHTFCGGWLSFVRDNNIDLGDVCIFELVHKCELRVRVLRVEKEGNDYSNKVVHEGQAADYAKISGCKSRKAGANSNRCLQRVAKATTYDKKGSAHDKEKPEIRKPTSSQDKQGSFTKGCMSMKSVPEEKLAAESFISNFPHFVRIMKKFNISGSYTLPFTSSQKVPYQFSMEHLPKCRTEIVLHNLKGECWTVNSIPTVKVQTLHTFCGGWSAFVRDNDIQMGDICIFELIGNNEMRVHICAIGKKGLDYRNGITSSESAILSSLTS; encoded by the exons ATGTGGGATGCAAAAAGGCCTCATTTTCTTGTGGGTTTTAACCCTTCTATGAGTTCTGAAAAAATG AAAATTCCATCAAAATTCATTAAACATATGGAAGGAAGGGCTCCCGGAACAGCACTTTTGGTGGGTCCCAGTGGAAATTCTTGGCCTGTGGACTTAATACAGCGAGATGACGGTTTATTCTTCCACAGTGGATGGGTTTCATTTGTTAATGATCACTGCCTTGAAACTGGGGATTCTTTGGTTTTCAGATATGACGGTGATTTGCATTTCACTGTGCAAGCATTTGATGAAAGTTCATGTGAGAAAGAAGCTGCTTATAACGCTGATTGCAGTCAAGCAGCAACAAATTTGTACAATCTTGCTTTGAGAAAAAGATTTCGAGGAAACTCAGCTTTATTAGATTGCATCGTTGAAGGTGTTCCGAAGAAAATGAGAAGCACTCAGATTCCTTCAGAAGAGAATGCTGGAGATGCGTTAAATAATACAGTTACTATTGCTGTACCATCTCAAGCAGGGGCTGTCTGCAACAACCCAG ACAATGATACCTCCGAGGAAGATATGTGGATGTCTGCACAAGAAGCGGATAAGGTTGCCTATTCATTTACTTCAAGTTTCCCCAGCTTTACGAAAGTTATGAAGAGGTTCAACATCAGTGGCTCATACACCCTG AACATCCCTTACCAGTTTGCCACGGAACATCTTCCCAAATGCAAGGTGAAGATTTTACTTCATAATTTAAAAGGAAAAACTTGGACTGTGAATTCAATCCCAACTACAAGAGTACAAACATCACATACCTTTTGCGGAGGGTGGTTATCCTTTGTTCGCGACAATAACATTGATTTGGGAGATGTCTGCATCTTTGAGCTTGTTCACAAGTGTGAATTACGCGTGCGTGTTCTGAGGGTGGAAAAGGAAGGAAATGATTACAGTAATAAGGTTGTTCATGAAGGACAAGCTGCTGATTATGCTAAAATTTCTGGATGTAAGTCCAGGAAAGCGGGAGCAAATTCTAATCGCTGTTTACAGCGGGTAGCGAAGGCCACGACATATGATAAAAAAGGATCTGCTCATGACAAAGAGAAACCTG AAATCAGGAAACCTACTAGTTCTCAAGATAAACAGGGTTCTTTCACCAAGGGCTGCATGTCCATGAAATCAGTACCTGAAGAGAAATTAGCTGCTGAATCTTTCATTTCTAATTTCCCTCATTTTGTGCGGATCATGAAAAAGTTCAACATTAGTGGCTCTTACACTTTG CCTTTTACGTCTTCACAGAAAGTTCCATATCAGTTCTCAATGGAACACCTCCCAAAATGCAGAACGGAGATTGTGCTTCATAACTTGAAGGGAGAATGTTGGACTGTAAATTCAATTCCGACTGTAAAGGTACAAACGCTGCACACATTTTGTGGAGGATGGTCTGCATTTGTCCGAGATAATGACATCCAGATGGGCGATATCTGCATATTCGAGCTCATTGGGAATAATGAAATGCGTGTACATATATGTGCAATTGGGAAGAAGGGCCTAGATTACCGAAATGGGATAACTTCTAGCGAGTCGGCTATCCTTTCGTCCTTGACAAGCTAG
- the LOC132627930 gene encoding putative B3 domain-containing protein Os03g0621600 isoform X6: protein MWDAKRPHFLVGFNPSMSSEKMKIPSKFIKHMEGRAPGTALLVGPSGNSWPVDLIQRDDGLFFHSGWVSFVNDHCLETGDSLVFRYDGDLHFTVQAFDESSCEKEAAYNADCSQAATNLYNLALRKRFRGNSALLDCIVEGVPKKMRSTQIPSEENAGDALNNTVTIAVPSQAGAVCNNPVEVKIDNDTSEEDMWMSAQEADKVAYSFTSSFPSFTKVMKRFNISGSYTLNIPYQFATEHLPKCKVKILLHNLKGKTWTVNSIPTTRVQTSHTFCGGWLSFVRDNNIDLGDVCIFELVHKCELRVRVLRVEKEGNDYSNKVVHEGQAADYAKISGCKSRKAGANSNRCLQRVAKATTYDKKGSAHDKEKPEIRKPTSSQDKQGSFTKGCMSMKSVPEEKLAAESFISNFPHFVRIMKKFNISGSYTLPCNRAGLGGVQAIY, encoded by the exons ATGTGGGATGCAAAAAGGCCTCATTTTCTTGTGGGTTTTAACCCTTCTATGAGTTCTGAAAAAATG AAAATTCCATCAAAATTCATTAAACATATGGAAGGAAGGGCTCCCGGAACAGCACTTTTGGTGGGTCCCAGTGGAAATTCTTGGCCTGTGGACTTAATACAGCGAGATGACGGTTTATTCTTCCACAGTGGATGGGTTTCATTTGTTAATGATCACTGCCTTGAAACTGGGGATTCTTTGGTTTTCAGATATGACGGTGATTTGCATTTCACTGTGCAAGCATTTGATGAAAGTTCATGTGAGAAAGAAGCTGCTTATAACGCTGATTGCAGTCAAGCAGCAACAAATTTGTACAATCTTGCTTTGAGAAAAAGATTTCGAGGAAACTCAGCTTTATTAGATTGCATCGTTGAAGGTGTTCCGAAGAAAATGAGAAGCACTCAGATTCCTTCAGAAGAGAATGCTGGAGATGCGTTAAATAATACAGTTACTATTGCTGTACCATCTCAAGCAGGGGCTGTCTGCAACAACCCAG TAGAGGTGAAAATAGACAATGATACCTCCGAGGAAGATATGTGGATGTCTGCACAAGAAGCGGATAAGGTTGCCTATTCATTTACTTCAAGTTTCCCCAGCTTTACGAAAGTTATGAAGAGGTTCAACATCAGTGGCTCATACACCCTG AACATCCCTTACCAGTTTGCCACGGAACATCTTCCCAAATGCAAGGTGAAGATTTTACTTCATAATTTAAAAGGAAAAACTTGGACTGTGAATTCAATCCCAACTACAAGAGTACAAACATCACATACCTTTTGCGGAGGGTGGTTATCCTTTGTTCGCGACAATAACATTGATTTGGGAGATGTCTGCATCTTTGAGCTTGTTCACAAGTGTGAATTACGCGTGCGTGTTCTGAGGGTGGAAAAGGAAGGAAATGATTACAGTAATAAGGTTGTTCATGAAGGACAAGCTGCTGATTATGCTAAAATTTCTGGATGTAAGTCCAGGAAAGCGGGAGCAAATTCTAATCGCTGTTTACAGCGGGTAGCGAAGGCCACGACATATGATAAAAAAGGATCTGCTCATGACAAAGAGAAACCTG AAATCAGGAAACCTACTAGTTCTCAAGATAAACAGGGTTCTTTCACCAAGGGCTGCATGTCCATGAAATCAGTACCTGAAGAGAAATTAGCTGCTGAATCTTTCATTTCTAATTTCCCTCATTTTGTGCGGATCATGAAAAAGTTCAACATTAGTGGCTCTTACACTTTG CCTTGTAACCGTGCTGGGCTTGGTGGTGTCCAGGCTATTTATTAA
- the LOC132627930 gene encoding putative B3 domain-containing protein Os03g0621600 isoform X7 has protein sequence MWDAKRPHFLVGFNPSMSSEKMKIPSKFIKHMEGRAPGTALLVGPSGNSWPVDLIQRDDGLFFHSGWVSFVNDHCLETGDSLVFRYDGDLHFTVQAFDESSCEKEAAYNADCSQAATNLYNLALRKRFRGNSALLDCIVEGVPKKMRSTQIPSEENAGDALNNTVTIAVPSQAGAVCNNPVEVKIDNDTSEEDMWMSAQEADKVAYSFTSSFPSFTKVMKRFNISGSYTLNIPYQFATEHLPKCKVKILLHNLKGKTWTVNSIPTTRVQTSHTFCGGWLSFVRDNNIDLGDVCIFELVHKCELRVRVLRVEKEGNDYSNKVVHEGQAADYAKISGCKSRKAGANSNRCLQRVAKATTYDKKGSAHDKEKPEIRKPTSSQDKQGSFTKGCMSMKSVPEEKLAAESFISNFPHFVRIMKKFNISGSYTLNGDCAS, from the exons ATGTGGGATGCAAAAAGGCCTCATTTTCTTGTGGGTTTTAACCCTTCTATGAGTTCTGAAAAAATG AAAATTCCATCAAAATTCATTAAACATATGGAAGGAAGGGCTCCCGGAACAGCACTTTTGGTGGGTCCCAGTGGAAATTCTTGGCCTGTGGACTTAATACAGCGAGATGACGGTTTATTCTTCCACAGTGGATGGGTTTCATTTGTTAATGATCACTGCCTTGAAACTGGGGATTCTTTGGTTTTCAGATATGACGGTGATTTGCATTTCACTGTGCAAGCATTTGATGAAAGTTCATGTGAGAAAGAAGCTGCTTATAACGCTGATTGCAGTCAAGCAGCAACAAATTTGTACAATCTTGCTTTGAGAAAAAGATTTCGAGGAAACTCAGCTTTATTAGATTGCATCGTTGAAGGTGTTCCGAAGAAAATGAGAAGCACTCAGATTCCTTCAGAAGAGAATGCTGGAGATGCGTTAAATAATACAGTTACTATTGCTGTACCATCTCAAGCAGGGGCTGTCTGCAACAACCCAG TAGAGGTGAAAATAGACAATGATACCTCCGAGGAAGATATGTGGATGTCTGCACAAGAAGCGGATAAGGTTGCCTATTCATTTACTTCAAGTTTCCCCAGCTTTACGAAAGTTATGAAGAGGTTCAACATCAGTGGCTCATACACCCTG AACATCCCTTACCAGTTTGCCACGGAACATCTTCCCAAATGCAAGGTGAAGATTTTACTTCATAATTTAAAAGGAAAAACTTGGACTGTGAATTCAATCCCAACTACAAGAGTACAAACATCACATACCTTTTGCGGAGGGTGGTTATCCTTTGTTCGCGACAATAACATTGATTTGGGAGATGTCTGCATCTTTGAGCTTGTTCACAAGTGTGAATTACGCGTGCGTGTTCTGAGGGTGGAAAAGGAAGGAAATGATTACAGTAATAAGGTTGTTCATGAAGGACAAGCTGCTGATTATGCTAAAATTTCTGGATGTAAGTCCAGGAAAGCGGGAGCAAATTCTAATCGCTGTTTACAGCGGGTAGCGAAGGCCACGACATATGATAAAAAAGGATCTGCTCATGACAAAGAGAAACCTG AAATCAGGAAACCTACTAGTTCTCAAGATAAACAGGGTTCTTTCACCAAGGGCTGCATGTCCATGAAATCAGTACCTGAAGAGAAATTAGCTGCTGAATCTTTCATTTCTAATTTCCCTCATTTTGTGCGGATCATGAAAAAGTTCAACATTAGTGGCTCTTACACTTTG AACGGAGATTGTGCTTCATAA
- the LOC132627930 gene encoding putative B3 domain-containing protein Os03g0621600 isoform X2, protein MWDAKRPHFLVGFNPSMSSEKMKIPSKFIKHMEGRAPGTALLVGPSGNSWPVDLIQRDDGLFFHSGWVSFVNDHCLETGDSLVFRYDGDLHFTVQAFDESSCEKEAAYNADCSQAATNLYNLALRKRFRGNSALLDCIVEGVPKKMRSTQIPSEENAGDALNNTVTIAVPSQAGAVCNNPEVKIDNDTSEEDMWMSAQEADKVAYSFTSSFPSFTKVMKRFNISGSYTLNIPYQFATEHLPKCKVKILLHNLKGKTWTVNSIPTTRVQTSHTFCGGWLSFVRDNNIDLGDVCIFELVHKCELRVRVLRVEKEGNDYSNKVVHEGQAADYAKISGCKSRKAGANSNRCLQRVAKATTYDKKGSAHDKEKPEIRKPTSSQDKQGSFTKGCMSMKSVPEEKLAAESFISNFPHFVRIMKKFNISGSYTLPFTSSQKVPYQFSMEHLPKCRTEIVLHNLKGECWTVNSIPTVKVQTLHTFCGGWSAFVRDNDIQMGDICIFELIGNNEMRVHICAIGKKGLDYRNGITSSESAILSSLTS, encoded by the exons ATGTGGGATGCAAAAAGGCCTCATTTTCTTGTGGGTTTTAACCCTTCTATGAGTTCTGAAAAAATG AAAATTCCATCAAAATTCATTAAACATATGGAAGGAAGGGCTCCCGGAACAGCACTTTTGGTGGGTCCCAGTGGAAATTCTTGGCCTGTGGACTTAATACAGCGAGATGACGGTTTATTCTTCCACAGTGGATGGGTTTCATTTGTTAATGATCACTGCCTTGAAACTGGGGATTCTTTGGTTTTCAGATATGACGGTGATTTGCATTTCACTGTGCAAGCATTTGATGAAAGTTCATGTGAGAAAGAAGCTGCTTATAACGCTGATTGCAGTCAAGCAGCAACAAATTTGTACAATCTTGCTTTGAGAAAAAGATTTCGAGGAAACTCAGCTTTATTAGATTGCATCGTTGAAGGTGTTCCGAAGAAAATGAGAAGCACTCAGATTCCTTCAGAAGAGAATGCTGGAGATGCGTTAAATAATACAGTTACTATTGCTGTACCATCTCAAGCAGGGGCTGTCTGCAACAACCCAG AGGTGAAAATAGACAATGATACCTCCGAGGAAGATATGTGGATGTCTGCACAAGAAGCGGATAAGGTTGCCTATTCATTTACTTCAAGTTTCCCCAGCTTTACGAAAGTTATGAAGAGGTTCAACATCAGTGGCTCATACACCCTG AACATCCCTTACCAGTTTGCCACGGAACATCTTCCCAAATGCAAGGTGAAGATTTTACTTCATAATTTAAAAGGAAAAACTTGGACTGTGAATTCAATCCCAACTACAAGAGTACAAACATCACATACCTTTTGCGGAGGGTGGTTATCCTTTGTTCGCGACAATAACATTGATTTGGGAGATGTCTGCATCTTTGAGCTTGTTCACAAGTGTGAATTACGCGTGCGTGTTCTGAGGGTGGAAAAGGAAGGAAATGATTACAGTAATAAGGTTGTTCATGAAGGACAAGCTGCTGATTATGCTAAAATTTCTGGATGTAAGTCCAGGAAAGCGGGAGCAAATTCTAATCGCTGTTTACAGCGGGTAGCGAAGGCCACGACATATGATAAAAAAGGATCTGCTCATGACAAAGAGAAACCTG AAATCAGGAAACCTACTAGTTCTCAAGATAAACAGGGTTCTTTCACCAAGGGCTGCATGTCCATGAAATCAGTACCTGAAGAGAAATTAGCTGCTGAATCTTTCATTTCTAATTTCCCTCATTTTGTGCGGATCATGAAAAAGTTCAACATTAGTGGCTCTTACACTTTG CCTTTTACGTCTTCACAGAAAGTTCCATATCAGTTCTCAATGGAACACCTCCCAAAATGCAGAACGGAGATTGTGCTTCATAACTTGAAGGGAGAATGTTGGACTGTAAATTCAATTCCGACTGTAAAGGTACAAACGCTGCACACATTTTGTGGAGGATGGTCTGCATTTGTCCGAGATAATGACATCCAGATGGGCGATATCTGCATATTCGAGCTCATTGGGAATAATGAAATGCGTGTACATATATGTGCAATTGGGAAGAAGGGCCTAGATTACCGAAATGGGATAACTTCTAGCGAGTCGGCTATCCTTTCGTCCTTGACAAGCTAG
- the LOC132627930 gene encoding putative B3 domain-containing protein Os03g0621600 isoform X1, with amino-acid sequence MWDAKRPHFLVGFNPSMSSEKMKIPSKFIKHMEGRAPGTALLVGPSGNSWPVDLIQRDDGLFFHSGWVSFVNDHCLETGDSLVFRYDGDLHFTVQAFDESSCEKEAAYNADCSQAATNLYNLALRKRFRGNSALLDCIVEGVPKKMRSTQIPSEENAGDALNNTVTIAVPSQAGAVCNNPVEVKIDNDTSEEDMWMSAQEADKVAYSFTSSFPSFTKVMKRFNISGSYTLNIPYQFATEHLPKCKVKILLHNLKGKTWTVNSIPTTRVQTSHTFCGGWLSFVRDNNIDLGDVCIFELVHKCELRVRVLRVEKEGNDYSNKVVHEGQAADYAKISGCKSRKAGANSNRCLQRVAKATTYDKKGSAHDKEKPEIRKPTSSQDKQGSFTKGCMSMKSVPEEKLAAESFISNFPHFVRIMKKFNISGSYTLPFTSSQKVPYQFSMEHLPKCRTEIVLHNLKGECWTVNSIPTVKVQTLHTFCGGWSAFVRDNDIQMGDICIFELIGNNEMRVHICAIGKKGLDYRNGITSSESAILSSLTS; translated from the exons ATGTGGGATGCAAAAAGGCCTCATTTTCTTGTGGGTTTTAACCCTTCTATGAGTTCTGAAAAAATG AAAATTCCATCAAAATTCATTAAACATATGGAAGGAAGGGCTCCCGGAACAGCACTTTTGGTGGGTCCCAGTGGAAATTCTTGGCCTGTGGACTTAATACAGCGAGATGACGGTTTATTCTTCCACAGTGGATGGGTTTCATTTGTTAATGATCACTGCCTTGAAACTGGGGATTCTTTGGTTTTCAGATATGACGGTGATTTGCATTTCACTGTGCAAGCATTTGATGAAAGTTCATGTGAGAAAGAAGCTGCTTATAACGCTGATTGCAGTCAAGCAGCAACAAATTTGTACAATCTTGCTTTGAGAAAAAGATTTCGAGGAAACTCAGCTTTATTAGATTGCATCGTTGAAGGTGTTCCGAAGAAAATGAGAAGCACTCAGATTCCTTCAGAAGAGAATGCTGGAGATGCGTTAAATAATACAGTTACTATTGCTGTACCATCTCAAGCAGGGGCTGTCTGCAACAACCCAG TAGAGGTGAAAATAGACAATGATACCTCCGAGGAAGATATGTGGATGTCTGCACAAGAAGCGGATAAGGTTGCCTATTCATTTACTTCAAGTTTCCCCAGCTTTACGAAAGTTATGAAGAGGTTCAACATCAGTGGCTCATACACCCTG AACATCCCTTACCAGTTTGCCACGGAACATCTTCCCAAATGCAAGGTGAAGATTTTACTTCATAATTTAAAAGGAAAAACTTGGACTGTGAATTCAATCCCAACTACAAGAGTACAAACATCACATACCTTTTGCGGAGGGTGGTTATCCTTTGTTCGCGACAATAACATTGATTTGGGAGATGTCTGCATCTTTGAGCTTGTTCACAAGTGTGAATTACGCGTGCGTGTTCTGAGGGTGGAAAAGGAAGGAAATGATTACAGTAATAAGGTTGTTCATGAAGGACAAGCTGCTGATTATGCTAAAATTTCTGGATGTAAGTCCAGGAAAGCGGGAGCAAATTCTAATCGCTGTTTACAGCGGGTAGCGAAGGCCACGACATATGATAAAAAAGGATCTGCTCATGACAAAGAGAAACCTG AAATCAGGAAACCTACTAGTTCTCAAGATAAACAGGGTTCTTTCACCAAGGGCTGCATGTCCATGAAATCAGTACCTGAAGAGAAATTAGCTGCTGAATCTTTCATTTCTAATTTCCCTCATTTTGTGCGGATCATGAAAAAGTTCAACATTAGTGGCTCTTACACTTTG CCTTTTACGTCTTCACAGAAAGTTCCATATCAGTTCTCAATGGAACACCTCCCAAAATGCAGAACGGAGATTGTGCTTCATAACTTGAAGGGAGAATGTTGGACTGTAAATTCAATTCCGACTGTAAAGGTACAAACGCTGCACACATTTTGTGGAGGATGGTCTGCATTTGTCCGAGATAATGACATCCAGATGGGCGATATCTGCATATTCGAGCTCATTGGGAATAATGAAATGCGTGTACATATATGTGCAATTGGGAAGAAGGGCCTAGATTACCGAAATGGGATAACTTCTAGCGAGTCGGCTATCCTTTCGTCCTTGACAAGCTAG
- the LOC132627930 gene encoding putative B3 domain-containing protein Os03g0621600 isoform X4, protein MWDAKRPHFLVGFNPSMSSEKMKIPSKFIKHMEGRAPGTALLVGPSGNSWPVDLIQRDDGLFFHSGWVSFVNDHCLETGDSLVFRYDGDLHFTVQAFDESSCEKEAAYNADCSQAATNLYNLALRKRFRGNSALLDCIVEGVPKKMRSTQIPSEENAGDALNNTVTIAVPSQAGAVCNNPVEVKIDNDTSEEDMWMSAQEADKVAYSFTSSFPSFTKVMKRFNISGSYTLNIPYQFATEHLPKCKVKILLHNLKGKTWTVNSIPTTRVQTSHTFCGGWLSFVRDNNIDLGDVCIFELVHKCELRVRVLRVEKEGNDYSNKVVHEGQAADYAKISGCKSRKAGANSNRCLQRVAKATTYDKKGSAHDKEKPEIRKPTSSQDKQGSFTKGCMSMKSVPEEKLAAESFISNFPHFVRIMKKFNISGSYTLKVPYQFSMEHLPKCRTEIVLHNLKGECWTVNSIPTVKVQTLHTFCGGWSAFVRDNDIQMGDICIFELIGNNEMRVHICAIGKKGLDYRNGITSSESAILSSLTS, encoded by the exons ATGTGGGATGCAAAAAGGCCTCATTTTCTTGTGGGTTTTAACCCTTCTATGAGTTCTGAAAAAATG AAAATTCCATCAAAATTCATTAAACATATGGAAGGAAGGGCTCCCGGAACAGCACTTTTGGTGGGTCCCAGTGGAAATTCTTGGCCTGTGGACTTAATACAGCGAGATGACGGTTTATTCTTCCACAGTGGATGGGTTTCATTTGTTAATGATCACTGCCTTGAAACTGGGGATTCTTTGGTTTTCAGATATGACGGTGATTTGCATTTCACTGTGCAAGCATTTGATGAAAGTTCATGTGAGAAAGAAGCTGCTTATAACGCTGATTGCAGTCAAGCAGCAACAAATTTGTACAATCTTGCTTTGAGAAAAAGATTTCGAGGAAACTCAGCTTTATTAGATTGCATCGTTGAAGGTGTTCCGAAGAAAATGAGAAGCACTCAGATTCCTTCAGAAGAGAATGCTGGAGATGCGTTAAATAATACAGTTACTATTGCTGTACCATCTCAAGCAGGGGCTGTCTGCAACAACCCAG TAGAGGTGAAAATAGACAATGATACCTCCGAGGAAGATATGTGGATGTCTGCACAAGAAGCGGATAAGGTTGCCTATTCATTTACTTCAAGTTTCCCCAGCTTTACGAAAGTTATGAAGAGGTTCAACATCAGTGGCTCATACACCCTG AACATCCCTTACCAGTTTGCCACGGAACATCTTCCCAAATGCAAGGTGAAGATTTTACTTCATAATTTAAAAGGAAAAACTTGGACTGTGAATTCAATCCCAACTACAAGAGTACAAACATCACATACCTTTTGCGGAGGGTGGTTATCCTTTGTTCGCGACAATAACATTGATTTGGGAGATGTCTGCATCTTTGAGCTTGTTCACAAGTGTGAATTACGCGTGCGTGTTCTGAGGGTGGAAAAGGAAGGAAATGATTACAGTAATAAGGTTGTTCATGAAGGACAAGCTGCTGATTATGCTAAAATTTCTGGATGTAAGTCCAGGAAAGCGGGAGCAAATTCTAATCGCTGTTTACAGCGGGTAGCGAAGGCCACGACATATGATAAAAAAGGATCTGCTCATGACAAAGAGAAACCTG AAATCAGGAAACCTACTAGTTCTCAAGATAAACAGGGTTCTTTCACCAAGGGCTGCATGTCCATGAAATCAGTACCTGAAGAGAAATTAGCTGCTGAATCTTTCATTTCTAATTTCCCTCATTTTGTGCGGATCATGAAAAAGTTCAACATTAGTGGCTCTTACACTTTG AAAGTTCCATATCAGTTCTCAATGGAACACCTCCCAAAATGCAGAACGGAGATTGTGCTTCATAACTTGAAGGGAGAATGTTGGACTGTAAATTCAATTCCGACTGTAAAGGTACAAACGCTGCACACATTTTGTGGAGGATGGTCTGCATTTGTCCGAGATAATGACATCCAGATGGGCGATATCTGCATATTCGAGCTCATTGGGAATAATGAAATGCGTGTACATATATGTGCAATTGGGAAGAAGGGCCTAGATTACCGAAATGGGATAACTTCTAGCGAGTCGGCTATCCTTTCGTCCTTGACAAGCTAG
- the LOC132627930 gene encoding B3 domain-containing protein Os03g0619600-like isoform X5, whose protein sequence is MEGRAPGTALLVGPSGNSWPVDLIQRDDGLFFHSGWVSFVNDHCLETGDSLVFRYDGDLHFTVQAFDESSCEKEAAYNADCSQAATNLYNLALRKRFRGNSALLDCIVEGVPKKMRSTQIPSEENAGDALNNTVTIAVPSQAGAVCNNPVEVKIDNDTSEEDMWMSAQEADKVAYSFTSSFPSFTKVMKRFNISGSYTLNIPYQFATEHLPKCKVKILLHNLKGKTWTVNSIPTTRVQTSHTFCGGWLSFVRDNNIDLGDVCIFELVHKCELRVRVLRVEKEGNDYSNKVVHEGQAADYAKISGCKSRKAGANSNRCLQRVAKATTYDKKGSAHDKEKPEIRKPTSSQDKQGSFTKGCMSMKSVPEEKLAAESFISNFPHFVRIMKKFNISGSYTLPFTSSQKVPYQFSMEHLPKCRTEIVLHNLKGECWTVNSIPTVKVQTLHTFCGGWSAFVRDNDIQMGDICIFELIGNNEMRVHICAIGKKGLDYRNGITSSESAILSSLTS, encoded by the exons ATGGAAGGAAGGGCTCCCGGAACAGCACTTTTGGTGGGTCCCAGTGGAAATTCTTGGCCTGTGGACTTAATACAGCGAGATGACGGTTTATTCTTCCACAGTGGATGGGTTTCATTTGTTAATGATCACTGCCTTGAAACTGGGGATTCTTTGGTTTTCAGATATGACGGTGATTTGCATTTCACTGTGCAAGCATTTGATGAAAGTTCATGTGAGAAAGAAGCTGCTTATAACGCTGATTGCAGTCAAGCAGCAACAAATTTGTACAATCTTGCTTTGAGAAAAAGATTTCGAGGAAACTCAGCTTTATTAGATTGCATCGTTGAAGGTGTTCCGAAGAAAATGAGAAGCACTCAGATTCCTTCAGAAGAGAATGCTGGAGATGCGTTAAATAATACAGTTACTATTGCTGTACCATCTCAAGCAGGGGCTGTCTGCAACAACCCAG TAGAGGTGAAAATAGACAATGATACCTCCGAGGAAGATATGTGGATGTCTGCACAAGAAGCGGATAAGGTTGCCTATTCATTTACTTCAAGTTTCCCCAGCTTTACGAAAGTTATGAAGAGGTTCAACATCAGTGGCTCATACACCCTG AACATCCCTTACCAGTTTGCCACGGAACATCTTCCCAAATGCAAGGTGAAGATTTTACTTCATAATTTAAAAGGAAAAACTTGGACTGTGAATTCAATCCCAACTACAAGAGTACAAACATCACATACCTTTTGCGGAGGGTGGTTATCCTTTGTTCGCGACAATAACATTGATTTGGGAGATGTCTGCATCTTTGAGCTTGTTCACAAGTGTGAATTACGCGTGCGTGTTCTGAGGGTGGAAAAGGAAGGAAATGATTACAGTAATAAGGTTGTTCATGAAGGACAAGCTGCTGATTATGCTAAAATTTCTGGATGTAAGTCCAGGAAAGCGGGAGCAAATTCTAATCGCTGTTTACAGCGGGTAGCGAAGGCCACGACATATGATAAAAAAGGATCTGCTCATGACAAAGAGAAACCTG AAATCAGGAAACCTACTAGTTCTCAAGATAAACAGGGTTCTTTCACCAAGGGCTGCATGTCCATGAAATCAGTACCTGAAGAGAAATTAGCTGCTGAATCTTTCATTTCTAATTTCCCTCATTTTGTGCGGATCATGAAAAAGTTCAACATTAGTGGCTCTTACACTTTG CCTTTTACGTCTTCACAGAAAGTTCCATATCAGTTCTCAATGGAACACCTCCCAAAATGCAGAACGGAGATTGTGCTTCATAACTTGAAGGGAGAATGTTGGACTGTAAATTCAATTCCGACTGTAAAGGTACAAACGCTGCACACATTTTGTGGAGGATGGTCTGCATTTGTCCGAGATAATGACATCCAGATGGGCGATATCTGCATATTCGAGCTCATTGGGAATAATGAAATGCGTGTACATATATGTGCAATTGGGAAGAAGGGCCTAGATTACCGAAATGGGATAACTTCTAGCGAGTCGGCTATCCTTTCGTCCTTGACAAGCTAG